In the genome of Gemmatimonadota bacterium, one region contains:
- a CDS encoding peroxiredoxin, with the protein MKLTAGALAPDFELESTAGTVSLAGLRGSRVVLYFYPKDDTPGCTREACSFRDSMSRLQGHGATILGVSRDSMDSHRRFREKYGLPFALASDPDNTVAKAYGAFGKKMMYGKEVTGTIRSTFLIDPQGRIERVWSPVKVDGHVDQILAAFDETHPSASGKKTIQ; encoded by the coding sequence ATGAAACTGACCGCAGGCGCTCTGGCGCCGGACTTCGAGCTCGAAAGTACCGCGGGCACCGTGTCACTCGCCGGACTGCGTGGTTCGCGAGTGGTACTCTATTTCTATCCAAAGGATGACACGCCCGGTTGCACGCGCGAGGCATGCTCGTTCCGCGACAGCATGAGCCGGCTCCAGGGTCACGGCGCCACGATACTCGGCGTCTCCAGAGACTCGATGGATTCGCACCGCCGCTTTCGCGAGAAGTACGGCCTTCCGTTCGCACTCGCGTCGGACCCCGACAACACTGTGGCGAAGGCCTACGGAGCCTTCGGAAAGAAGATGATGTACGGCAAGGAGGTCACGGGGACCATCCGCTCCACGTTCCTCATCGATCCGCAGGGACGCATCGAGCGAGTGTGGTCACCGGTGAAAGTTGACGGGCACGTAGATCAGATACTTGCTGCATTCGATGAAACTCATCCATCGGCGAGTGGAAAGAAGACGATACAGTGA
- a CDS encoding pyridoxamine 5'-phosphate oxidase family protein, whose translation MIGSTHNPSQNAASGSGDSVAATPSRAKLHVDLRELSNDEALELLGRHHVGHVGISFHDLVRLKLCNYIYSAGWIYIRTELGEDLIMARHHPWAAFEVHEAESVYDWRSVEVVGAVEFLSPDMQSADWFRFETAVHLLRTAVPQILTADDPMPQRVQLLRIHVDTIRGRHSSSGTPQTLPAP comes from the coding sequence ATGATCGGATCCACGCACAATCCATCACAGAACGCTGCATCCGGCAGTGGCGATAGCGTTGCCGCAACACCGAGTCGAGCCAAGTTGCACGTGGATCTGCGAGAGCTGTCGAACGACGAGGCGCTCGAGTTGCTCGGTCGGCATCATGTGGGTCATGTTGGAATCAGTTTCCATGACCTCGTGCGGCTGAAATTGTGCAACTACATCTATTCCGCGGGATGGATATACATACGCACGGAACTTGGCGAAGATCTCATAATGGCCAGGCATCATCCGTGGGCAGCGTTCGAGGTGCATGAAGCCGAGAGCGTCTATGATTGGCGTTCCGTGGAAGTCGTGGGAGCGGTCGAGTTCCTTTCCCCGGACATGCAATCAGCCGACTGGTTTCGATTCGAGACCGCGGTGCACCTGTTGAGAACGGCCGTCCCGCAGATACTCACCGCCGACGATCCGATGCCTCAGCGCGTACAACTTCTCCGTATACACGTCGACACGATTCGGGGCCGCCACTCGAGCAGCGGAACGCCGCAGACACTACCAGCTCCGTAG
- a CDS encoding ChaN family lipoprotein, with translation MTPLGNSRELRSLRATLDLRLWRGRRAIPIFLIGTPVILNFRDYDHTEMQAFYSLEKHHRAFVNVRSVIVATLAFALAACASAGSRVTPVTSPATPSVTSSAPPSAASIRVTTPGYRIVSPAARGDVTMPQMLDRLSRSDVVFFGEQHDDPETHRSEAEVLDAIGRLGRPVVLSLEMFERDVQPVIDNYLAGRISEAEFLARSRPWANYAPAYRPLVELARTRHWPVVAANVPRPLASAVGRKGMAALDSLTPGERLTAARENVCPMDDYHARFMDEMHGHSTGSGGATEPGDSLPTAMAERFYVAQCVKDETMAESIVKAKRAAPRDAIVVHFDGAFHSDYAQGTVERVKRREPSWNLVVISAVPVADPWVAPIAPESGVADFVIFTKRPSH, from the coding sequence ATGACACCTTTGGGCAATAGCCGGGAGCTCCGGTCGCTCAGGGCAACGCTCGACCTCCGACTATGGCGCGGTCGACGCGCTATACCGATATTCCTGATTGGCACGCCGGTGATTCTCAACTTCCGCGACTACGACCATACCGAGATGCAAGCTTTCTATTCGTTGGAGAAACATCATCGCGCATTCGTCAATGTGCGATCCGTCATTGTGGCGACTCTGGCATTCGCGCTGGCGGCGTGTGCATCGGCTGGAAGTCGCGTCACGCCAGTAACATCACCAGCAACACCGTCCGTAACATCATCTGCACCACCCTCTGCGGCATCGATCAGGGTGACGACGCCGGGCTATCGGATAGTCTCACCCGCTGCGCGCGGCGACGTGACGATGCCGCAGATGCTCGATCGGCTGTCGCGCTCCGACGTCGTGTTCTTCGGCGAGCAGCATGATGATCCGGAAACGCACCGCTCCGAAGCGGAGGTGCTCGACGCGATCGGCCGCCTCGGACGACCGGTCGTGCTTTCACTCGAAATGTTCGAGCGCGATGTTCAGCCGGTGATCGACAATTATCTCGCTGGTCGCATCAGCGAGGCTGAATTTCTCGCACGCAGTCGGCCGTGGGCGAACTACGCCCCGGCTTACCGGCCGCTGGTGGAGCTGGCTCGTACGCGTCACTGGCCTGTCGTCGCCGCGAACGTGCCGCGCCCGCTCGCATCGGCTGTGGGACGAAAGGGGATGGCCGCGCTCGACAGCCTCACACCAGGCGAGCGGTTGACAGCGGCACGCGAGAATGTCTGCCCGATGGACGACTATCATGCGCGCTTCATGGATGAGATGCACGGGCATTCCACCGGCTCGGGTGGCGCGACCGAGCCCGGCGATTCACTTCCAACCGCGATGGCCGAGCGTTTCTACGTGGCGCAGTGCGTGAAGGACGAGACGATGGCCGAGTCGATCGTGAAAGCGAAGCGCGCGGCGCCGCGCGATGCGATAGTCGTTCATTTCGACGGCGCCTTTCACAGCGATTACGCGCAGGGCACGGTGGAGCGCGTGAAGCGGCGCGAGCCGTCGTGGAACCTTGTGGTGATCAGTGCCGTCCCCGTCGCCGACCCATGGGTGGCGCCGATCGCGCCGGAGAGCGGCGTCGCGGATTTCGTCATCTTTACGAAGCGGCCCTCGCACTAG
- a CDS encoding M28 family peptidase produces the protein MRSHLLVATVAAVAATLIGAAPVRAQDNPSGDPVVQKIYDEGMHHSQLERLAQPLMDSIGPRLTGSAANRAANDWLLKTYKSWGIDARNEKYGTWRDWTRGKSTLELVSPRYRVLEATMHAWSAATPAAGVTADVVIIPTASQIIDSAGFARWLGTIKGKLVLISEPQVTCRPDADIRSWADSATYQHAVFQRDSAATEWRARFTAAHVDGRTLPALLARAGVAGVLSNGWSRGWGVDKIQSSRAADVPSFDVSCEDYSLLARLASNGQTPRVHAIANAKLAPTESPVFNTIAEIKGTEKPDEYVMLSAHLDSWDSGSGGTDNGTGTITMLEAMRILKTAYPHPKRTILVGHWSGEEEGEIGSSAFAADHPEVLKGLQALFNQDNGTGEIDSVQTNGFIDATPSLARWMSRMPADMTRNVSLMFPGVAHNESTDSDAFDCYGAPGFFLTSSDWSYTDYTWHTNRDTYDKINFDNVKRNATLVALFAYEASEDPTFVSRTRRVPPIDQRTNQPMRVPSCRVPPRSWEASQRR, from the coding sequence ATGCGATCACACCTCCTCGTTGCAACCGTCGCCGCCGTCGCGGCTACTCTCATAGGTGCGGCCCCCGTCCGCGCGCAGGATAACCCCTCGGGCGATCCCGTCGTCCAGAAGATCTACGACGAAGGGATGCACCACTCCCAGCTCGAGCGCCTCGCACAACCGCTCATGGACTCCATCGGGCCGCGGCTCACAGGCTCGGCGGCGAACCGCGCGGCCAACGACTGGTTGCTCAAGACGTACAAGTCGTGGGGCATCGACGCCCGGAACGAGAAGTACGGCACCTGGCGCGACTGGACCCGCGGCAAGAGCACGCTCGAGCTGGTGTCGCCGCGATATCGGGTCCTCGAAGCGACGATGCACGCGTGGAGCGCAGCCACCCCCGCCGCGGGAGTGACGGCCGACGTCGTCATTATTCCAACCGCGAGCCAGATCATCGACAGTGCAGGCTTCGCACGCTGGCTTGGCACGATCAAGGGCAAGCTGGTGCTGATCAGCGAGCCGCAAGTAACGTGTCGTCCCGACGCCGACATCCGCAGCTGGGCCGATTCGGCGACGTACCAGCACGCGGTGTTTCAGCGTGACAGTGCGGCCACGGAATGGCGTGCGAGATTCACCGCGGCGCATGTAGATGGTCGCACACTTCCCGCGTTGCTCGCGCGTGCTGGTGTTGCCGGCGTCCTCTCGAATGGCTGGTCGCGCGGCTGGGGCGTCGACAAGATTCAATCGTCGCGCGCCGCGGACGTTCCGTCGTTCGACGTGTCGTGCGAGGACTACTCTCTGCTGGCCAGACTTGCGTCGAACGGACAGACTCCGCGCGTCCATGCAATAGCCAACGCCAAGCTCGCACCAACTGAATCGCCGGTGTTCAACACGATTGCGGAGATCAAGGGCACCGAGAAGCCAGACGAATACGTCATGCTCTCGGCGCACCTCGATTCATGGGACTCCGGTAGTGGTGGAACCGACAACGGCACCGGCACGATCACGATGCTCGAGGCGATGCGCATTCTCAAGACAGCGTACCCGCATCCAAAGCGCACGATACTCGTCGGTCACTGGAGCGGCGAGGAGGAGGGCGAGATCGGCTCATCGGCATTCGCCGCCGATCATCCGGAAGTTCTGAAAGGGCTGCAGGCACTCTTCAATCAGGACAACGGCACCGGCGAGATCGACAGCGTTCAGACGAACGGATTCATCGACGCCACGCCGTCGCTCGCGCGCTGGATGTCGCGCATGCCGGCGGACATGACGCGCAACGTCTCGCTCATGTTCCCGGGAGTCGCACACAACGAGAGCACCGACAGCGACGCGTTCGACTGCTACGGCGCACCTGGATTCTTTCTGACGTCGTCCGACTGGTCGTACACAGACTACACGTGGCACACCAATCGCGACACCTACGACAAGATCAACTTCGACAACGTGAAGCGGAACGCAACGCTCGTCGCGCTGTTCGCGTACGAAGCGTCGGAAGATCCAACTTTCGTCTCGCGCACCCGCCGAGTGCCGCCGATCGATCAGCGCACCAATCAGCCGATGCGCGTTCCGTCGTGCCGCGTGCCGCCGCGGAGCTGGGAGGCATCGCAGCGGCGCTGA
- a CDS encoding multicopper oxidase domain-containing protein, whose protein sequence is MSQTQLDVDTHRTWPAVAAAGLRVAFGVVWAVGAALTWSPEFAVHYVGYLHNAAQGQPAWLAGWFSMWIALVTPHALLFTWLTRIIETAIAVALLTGFARKILYIVGGLFSLLIWSTAEGFGGPYTVGATNMGTAISYVLIFVALIAINSRGGRSPYSLDYHIENRWPRWRRFAEWGTADTLASEPERLPWRIQIFAMLGVLALLVMLIGGLHSAFNVRSPSPGAAAAAVSPLSLASQAPIAKARDAHLPPLLGTGNSVDLHLVVTDESVTIANGVEYQAWTYNGTVPGPIIHVRQGQTVNVTLTNHGNMKHSIDFHAAETEPNLNYIDIEPNKSLKFSFVANVAGAFIYHCETQPILLHVGNGMYGALIVDPATPLPPANESFVILQSEWYTQQASGHLMTANYDRMLAERPDEVVFNGVAFQYRDRPLVAIAGDRIRIYLIDGGPNLWTSFHVIGSMFDKVYPDGDASHALSGVSTYTVGPGAGAVFDLVIPKPGKYAFVDHDMAHLMVGALGVIEVRPVGSSRVAAPVAATPALDTTTAVASAAPPEPPGPYSYDPARGAAAFATTCSACHQTTGMGIPGAYPPLKGNLVVLDADPAKQIDVVLHGLQGQNIGGTVYPGAMPPFSGLLNNTQIADIINHERSSWGNNSRKITASEVKARRKP, encoded by the coding sequence ATGTCACAAACGCAACTTGACGTAGACACGCACAGGACCTGGCCGGCTGTTGCAGCCGCAGGGCTGCGTGTAGCCTTCGGTGTCGTATGGGCGGTTGGCGCGGCGCTGACGTGGTCACCGGAATTCGCGGTTCACTATGTAGGCTATCTGCACAACGCCGCACAGGGGCAGCCCGCCTGGCTGGCAGGCTGGTTCTCGATGTGGATCGCGCTGGTCACGCCGCACGCCCTTCTCTTCACATGGCTCACGCGCATCATTGAAACCGCGATCGCCGTGGCGTTGCTCACGGGCTTCGCGCGCAAGATCCTCTACATCGTGGGCGGCCTGTTCAGTCTACTGATCTGGAGCACCGCTGAGGGGTTCGGCGGTCCGTACACGGTCGGTGCGACGAACATGGGCACTGCGATCAGTTACGTGCTGATCTTCGTCGCACTCATCGCCATCAACAGCCGCGGGGGGCGCAGCCCTTACAGTCTGGACTATCACATCGAGAATCGGTGGCCGCGCTGGCGGCGGTTCGCGGAGTGGGGCACGGCGGATACGCTCGCGTCCGAACCCGAGCGTCTTCCATGGCGCATCCAGATCTTTGCCATGCTCGGCGTTCTCGCTCTGCTCGTGATGCTGATCGGCGGCCTGCACAGCGCGTTCAACGTGAGGTCGCCATCGCCTGGCGCAGCAGCTGCCGCGGTGTCGCCCCTCTCGCTCGCTTCTCAGGCGCCGATCGCGAAGGCTCGCGATGCACACCTGCCGCCGCTTCTCGGCACCGGCAACAGCGTCGATCTGCATCTTGTCGTCACGGACGAATCGGTTACCATCGCGAACGGAGTCGAGTATCAGGCGTGGACGTACAACGGCACCGTCCCGGGTCCGATCATTCACGTGCGCCAGGGACAGACGGTAAACGTGACGCTCACCAATCACGGCAACATGAAGCATTCCATCGACTTTCATGCCGCCGAGACAGAACCGAATCTCAATTACATCGACATCGAGCCGAACAAGTCGCTCAAGTTTTCATTTGTTGCGAACGTGGCTGGCGCGTTCATCTACCACTGCGAGACGCAGCCCATTCTGTTGCACGTCGGGAACGGAATGTACGGTGCACTGATCGTGGATCCGGCGACCCCGCTTCCACCTGCGAACGAAAGTTTCGTGATCCTGCAGAGCGAGTGGTACACGCAGCAGGCATCCGGACATCTCATGACCGCGAACTACGACCGGATGCTGGCCGAGCGCCCCGACGAAGTGGTCTTCAACGGCGTCGCGTTCCAGTACCGTGACCGTCCACTCGTCGCCATCGCGGGCGATCGCATTCGCATCTACCTCATCGACGGCGGCCCGAACCTGTGGACTTCGTTTCACGTCATCGGTTCCATGTTCGACAAGGTCTATCCCGATGGGGATGCGTCGCATGCGCTGAGCGGCGTCTCCACGTACACCGTCGGGCCCGGTGCGGGGGCCGTATTCGATTTGGTGATTCCCAAGCCTGGCAAGTACGCCTTCGTCGATCACGACATGGCGCACTTGATGGTCGGCGCGCTCGGCGTCATCGAGGTTCGCCCGGTTGGCTCGTCGCGAGTCGCGGCTCCCGTCGCCGCGACGCCGGCACTCGACACAACGACGGCCGTCGCGAGCGCGGCGCCTCCAGAGCCGCCCGGCCCGTATAGTTACGATCCAGCGCGAGGCGCCGCGGCTTTCGCAACCACGTGCTCCGCGTGCCATCAGACTACCGGCATGGGGATACCGGGTGCATACCCGCCGCTCAAGGGAAATCTCGTCGTGCTGGACGCCGATCCGGCCAAGCAAATCGACGTGGTGTTGCACGGACTTCAGGGGCAGAACATCGGCGGTACAGTTTATCCAGGCGCGATGCCCCCATTCAGCGGTCTATTGAACAACACACAGATCGCAGACATCATCAATCACGAGCGATCATCGTGGGGAAACAACAGCAGGAAGATTACGGCGAGCGAAGTGAAGGCGCGAAGAAAGCCGTGA
- a CDS encoding peptidase S10: MSATRMAIGALAALVVTVPAGAQQRGRGRPGNSTTTDTTTSDTTISQTTPRGVVQSAQTITRTTTAMPYKPMPAIDTTVVTQHTATIGGQQIHYTATTGTYVVRDDSGAPKATFFFVAYTKNGVPDVARRPIAFVYNGGPGSASLFTHMGMGPKKVVLTPDGHGMPAPYRITDNSDSFLDATDLVFVDAISTGYSRPAPGQKPAQFYGVVEDATWFSDFIYQYVTRNERWNSPKFLIGESYGTTRSAELSGVLLKRHEMYLNGIVLLSSVAFAQWGDDDRTEFFLPGYVTTAWYHHLLAPDLQQQSLEQIAQLGRTFAHGEYAQALEKGDEITPAEYQKVVSDMARLTALSPTYIEQSNLRVSPQRWFTELLRNKREVLGRLDSRFTGYNRDAAGERAEYDPSEASYEGAFTATFMDYVRRDLHWKSNAFYTVTANVRPWDRSAQAQVAETLRSAMTQETSLKVRVLAGYYDFATPFNGIEETVSHMQLEPSIRKNIGFDYFPTGHMVYIDQQANDKLHHDVDAFINSSYEH, translated from the coding sequence ATGAGTGCAACACGAATGGCGATCGGCGCCCTGGCGGCTCTGGTCGTCACGGTACCGGCAGGCGCACAGCAGCGGGGACGGGGACGTCCCGGCAACTCGACGACGACGGATACAACGACGTCGGACACGACAATCTCCCAGACTACGCCTCGGGGCGTGGTCCAGTCCGCGCAGACGATTACGCGGACCACGACAGCCATGCCCTACAAGCCGATGCCGGCGATTGACACTACCGTTGTCACCCAACACACGGCGACCATCGGGGGTCAGCAGATCCACTATACGGCGACCACCGGCACCTACGTGGTTCGCGACGACTCCGGCGCGCCGAAGGCGACCTTCTTCTTTGTGGCGTACACGAAGAACGGTGTGCCGGACGTCGCGCGTCGTCCGATCGCCTTCGTATATAACGGCGGACCCGGCTCGGCGTCGCTGTTCACGCACATGGGGATGGGCCCGAAGAAGGTGGTGTTGACGCCCGACGGGCACGGCATGCCGGCGCCGTACCGCATCACCGACAACTCCGACTCGTTTCTCGACGCGACCGATCTCGTGTTCGTCGATGCGATCTCGACGGGGTACAGCCGCCCAGCACCGGGCCAGAAGCCGGCGCAATTCTACGGTGTCGTCGAGGATGCGACGTGGTTCTCCGACTTCATCTATCAGTACGTAACGCGCAACGAGCGGTGGAATTCACCCAAGTTCCTGATTGGCGAGAGCTACGGCACCACGCGCTCCGCCGAGCTGTCGGGCGTGCTGTTGAAGCGTCACGAGATGTACCTGAATGGAATCGTGCTGCTTTCATCGGTCGCCTTTGCGCAGTGGGGCGATGACGACCGCACCGAGTTCTTCCTGCCCGGCTACGTCACGACGGCATGGTATCACCATCTCCTGGCGCCGGATCTTCAGCAGCAATCGCTCGAGCAGATTGCGCAGCTGGGGCGCACGTTCGCGCACGGGGAATACGCGCAGGCGCTCGAGAAGGGTGACGAAATCACTCCCGCCGAATACCAGAAGGTAGTGAGCGACATGGCTCGCCTCACCGCGCTGTCGCCGACGTACATCGAGCAGTCCAATCTGCGCGTGAGTCCGCAGCGCTGGTTCACCGAGCTGCTCCGCAACAAGCGCGAAGTCCTCGGCCGCCTGGATTCACGATTCACCGGCTACAACCGCGACGCCGCCGGCGAGCGGGCAGAGTACGATCCGAGCGAAGCATCGTACGAAGGCGCCTTCACGGCAACGTTCATGGATTACGTGCGGCGTGATCTCCACTGGAAGAGCAACGCCTTCTACACGGTGACGGCGAATGTCCGGCCGTGGGACCGGTCAGCGCAAGCGCAGGTGGCCGAGACCCTTCGTAGCGCGATGACGCAGGAAACATCGCTCAAGGTGCGCGTGCTGGCCGGTTACTACGATTTCGCTACACCGTTCAACGGAATCGAAGAGACCGTATCGCACATGCAGCTGGAACCGTCGATTCGCAAGAATATCGGATTCGACTACTTCCCGACCGGACACATGGTGTACATCGATCAGCAGGCGAACGACAAACTGCATCACGACGTCGATGCATTCATCAACTCGAGCTACGAGCATTGA
- the msrA gene encoding peptide-methionine (S)-S-oxide reductase MsrA translates to MNEQQHATDSGVAAATRTEVAVLAGGCFWGVEDILRNVPGVIDTEVGYTGGWVKNPTYEDTHDSKSGHAESIRVTFDPSVLSYQDLLENWFFRLHDPTTLNRQGNDIGTQYRSAIFPQSPEQAKIAEQVIARVQASGKWKKPITTSIEPASTWYSAEKYHQDYLKKNPGGYSCHYLRD, encoded by the coding sequence ATGAACGAACAACAGCACGCAACGGACTCAGGCGTAGCAGCCGCCACCCGCACTGAAGTCGCCGTCCTCGCGGGCGGCTGCTTCTGGGGCGTCGAGGACATCCTTCGCAACGTCCCCGGCGTCATCGACACGGAAGTGGGCTACACCGGTGGATGGGTCAAGAATCCCACCTACGAAGACACGCACGACAGCAAGTCGGGGCACGCAGAATCGATCCGAGTCACCTTCGATCCCTCGGTGCTCAGCTACCAGGACCTGCTCGAGAACTGGTTCTTCCGCCTGCACGATCCCACAACGTTGAATCGGCAGGGCAACGACATCGGCACGCAATATCGCTCGGCGATCTTTCCACAGTCACCGGAACAGGCGAAGATCGCGGAACAGGTGATCGCGCGCGTGCAGGCGTCAGGCAAGTGGAAGAAGCCGATCACGACGTCCATCGAACCGGCTTCGACATGGTACAGTGCGGAGAAGTACCACCAGGACTACCTGAAAAAGAATCCCGGCGGCTACAGCTGTCACTATCTGCGCGACTAA
- a CDS encoding DUF2249 domain-containing protein: MEPSPEVVTAAVVDALTRILAHTCRELGKAGHPSTAAQLAAEGWSLLRDDYPDDAERLNGAMHFLSRMEQKLEAEQRQAQMEAAMHTEDRIIDVRPETPRVRHEIIFDQFAALAPGTAYVLVNDHDPKPLWYQFDAEHKGEFTWDALEEGPEVWRVRIGRTAAR, from the coding sequence ATGGAACCATCACCGGAAGTCGTTACGGCAGCTGTCGTGGACGCACTCACTCGCATTCTCGCTCACACATGCCGTGAGCTGGGCAAGGCGGGCCATCCATCCACCGCCGCACAGCTTGCGGCGGAAGGCTGGTCGCTGCTGAGAGACGACTATCCCGATGACGCCGAGCGCCTGAATGGCGCGATGCACTTTCTGTCCCGCATGGAGCAGAAACTCGAAGCAGAGCAACGCCAGGCTCAAATGGAGGCCGCAATGCACACCGAAGACCGCATCATTGACGTCCGCCCTGAAACACCCAGGGTGCGGCACGAAATAATATTCGACCAGTTCGCAGCACTCGCGCCGGGTACTGCATACGTGCTCGTCAACGATCACGATCCCAAGCCGCTGTGGTATCAGTTCGACGCCGAGCACAAGGGCGAATTCACGTGGGACGCGCTGGAAGAAGGACCGGAAGTCTGGCGCGTCCGAATCGGACGTACGGCAGCGCGCTGA
- a CDS encoding CBS domain-containing protein has translation MQIREIMSTDVVTIEPREAASAAWARMRRRGIRHLVVVDEGRVVGVLSERDLGGRSGAAKRRNRIVRELMTPRVETMDSDASADSAAELMRERLIGSLPVMDGDDLVGIVTATDVFEAVDNGTRGPLSGAERQMLRAPSSSKRLGGSPIVRKRIAESSDVRRERPKISNRDKREPLTDQLPKREKRGAGRTAGPQVPANIRVSGVDLDDEDMDYIRQRLGLKLGKFASSIERVTVRVKDINGDRGGIDKVCNIKVVVSGLPSVVVEGRSDSTRVAVNSALAAIESAVRRVVQRRRMTPLRTGAGRE, from the coding sequence ATGCAAATACGTGAGATAATGAGCACCGACGTAGTTACGATCGAACCTCGCGAAGCGGCGAGTGCTGCGTGGGCGCGCATGCGGCGTCGCGGCATTCGGCATCTCGTGGTGGTGGACGAAGGGCGCGTTGTCGGCGTTCTCTCGGAACGCGACCTCGGCGGGCGATCGGGGGCCGCAAAGCGCAGGAATCGCATCGTGCGCGAGCTCATGACGCCGCGCGTGGAGACGATGGATTCGGACGCGAGTGCAGACTCTGCCGCGGAGCTCATGCGGGAGCGCCTGATCGGGTCGCTGCCTGTCATGGACGGCGATGACCTGGTTGGCATAGTCACCGCTACTGATGTGTTCGAAGCGGTCGACAATGGAACGCGCGGTCCGCTCAGTGGCGCCGAGCGACAGATGTTGCGCGCGCCAAGCAGCAGCAAGCGGCTGGGCGGGAGTCCGATCGTGCGCAAGCGAATCGCGGAATCGAGCGACGTCCGGCGCGAGCGACCGAAAATATCGAATCGGGACAAGCGAGAGCCGCTCACGGATCAACTCCCGAAACGGGAAAAGCGCGGGGCCGGCCGAACCGCCGGGCCGCAGGTGCCGGCAAACATCCGTGTGTCTGGAGTAGATCTGGATGACGAGGATATGGATTACATCCGTCAGCGGCTCGGTTTGAAACTCGGCAAGTTCGCTAGTTCGATAGAGCGCGTGACGGTGCGTGTGAAGGACATCAACGGCGATCGCGGCGGGATCGACAAGGTCTGCAACATCAAGGTTGTGGTGAGCGGACTCCCGAGCGTGGTGGTGGAAGGGCGATCCGACTCGACCAGGGTGGCCGTCAATTCCGCTCTGGCCGCGATCGAGAGTGCCGTGCGCCGGGTTGTGCAGCGGAGGCGGATGACCCCTCTCAGGACCGGTGCGGGAAGGGAGTAG